Below is a genomic region from Halostella litorea.
TTCTCGTCTTCCTGAACGGCTTTTTCGTCGCCGCCGAGTTCGCCTTCGTCCGGATCCGGCCGGCGCGGGTCGAGTCGATGGTCGCGGAGGGGAAGACCGGCGCGGCGACCGTCCAGAACGCGATAGACAACCTCGACGACTACCTCGCGGTGAGCCAGCTCGGGATCACGCTCGCGTCGCTGGGGCTGGGATGGATCGGCGAGCCCGCGGTGGCGGCCCTGCTCGACCCGGTGCTCGCGCCGCTACTGCCCGAGAGCGCGATCCACGTCGTCTCGGTCGCGGTCGGCTTCGGCGTCATCACCTTCCTCCACGTCGTGTTCGGCGAGCTCGCGCCGAAGACGCTGGCGATCCAGGAAGCCGAGCGGATCGCCCTGCTCGTCGCCGCGCCGATGAAGCTCTGTTACTACCTGTTCGTCCCCGGGATCATCGTGTTCAACGGCACGGCGAACTTCTTCACCGGGCTGGTCGGCGTCTCGCCGGCCACCGAACACGACGAGTCCCACACCGAGGAGGAGATTCTGCGGATCGTCGCCCGGTCGGGCGAGGCCGGCGGCGTCGACAGCGAGGAGGTGAAGATGATCGAGTCCGTCTTCGAGATGGACGACACGATCGCTCGCGAGGTGATGGTCCCCCGCCACGAGGTGGCGACGGTGCCGGCGTCGATGGCGCTGTCCGACCTCCGCCGGGTCGCCACCGAGGAGACGTACACCCGGTATCTCGTGCTGGACGAGGCCGAGGACGACGAGGTGGTCGGGTTCGTCCACGTGAAGGACGTGCTGCGTGCCGTCGAGTCGATGGACGACTCGGTCACGGCCCGGGAGCTCGCCCACGACGTGCTGGTCGTGCCGGAGACCCGGCAGACCGACGACCTGCTCGTCGCGCTCCGGGAGGCGGAGACGCCCATGGCGGCCGTGATAGACGAGTGGGGGGCGTTCGAGGGGATCGTCACCGTCGAGGACGTGCTGGAACAGCTCGTCGGCGACATCCGGGACGAGTACGACCGGGAGAGCGACGAGCCCGGCATCGAGGCGCGCGGCGACGGGGCGTACCGCGTCGACGGCGGCGTCGCCATCGCGGAGGTCAACGACCGGCTGGACACCGACTTCGAGAGCGACGCGTTCGAGACGGTCGGCGGGCTGGTGTTGAGCCGCATCGGCCGCGCGCCCGAGGCCGGCGACGAGGTCGACCTGGACGGCCACCGGTTCCGCGTCGAAACCGTCGACGGGAGCCGCATCGAGTCGCTGGACGTCCGGCCGGCGGGGTCGAACGGGGAGGAGACCGCGGCCGGCGGCGACGGGGC
It encodes:
- a CDS encoding hemolysin family protein encodes the protein MVDVVLSGARLLFALFLVFLNGFFVAAEFAFVRIRPARVESMVAEGKTGAATVQNAIDNLDDYLAVSQLGITLASLGLGWIGEPAVAALLDPVLAPLLPESAIHVVSVAVGFGVITFLHVVFGELAPKTLAIQEAERIALLVAAPMKLCYYLFVPGIIVFNGTANFFTGLVGVSPATEHDESHTEEEILRIVARSGEAGGVDSEEVKMIESVFEMDDTIAREVMVPRHEVATVPASMALSDLRRVATEETYTRYLVLDEAEDDEVVGFVHVKDVLRAVESMDDSVTARELAHDVLVVPETRQTDDLLVALREAETPMAAVIDEWGAFEGIVTVEDVLEQLVGDIRDEYDRESDEPGIEARGDGAYRVDGGVAIAEVNDRLDTDFESDAFETVGGLVLSRIGRAPEAGDEVDLDGHRFRVETVDGSRIESLDVRPAGSNGEETAAGGDGAATDPED